The Maridesulfovibrio frigidus DSM 17176 genome has a segment encoding these proteins:
- a CDS encoding tRNA1(Val) (adenine(37)-N6)-methyltransferase yields MTDEARKNFPKGLAQPETGFRFSTDSLLLSSFVSVPNSARVLDLGTGCGVIPLGLALSNPDADLNITGIDIDPEMLESARINIDLLGFSNQIKILGCNVSNPDFAGPESYDIVVANPPYWCEGRGRPCPDEGRNKARFEIESDLDDFTKTADRMVKHRGKVCFVFLAERVTQLLASLTMFKLEPKRMKFVHSRIVKPAKVVMVEAVKKGKPGLIVEPPLVLFDENSSDSVYSSRALEYCPFIK; encoded by the coding sequence GTGACTGATGAAGCAAGAAAGAATTTTCCTAAAGGACTGGCTCAGCCTGAGACTGGATTCAGATTTTCTACAGACTCCTTATTGTTAAGTAGTTTTGTATCTGTACCAAACAGCGCGCGTGTTCTCGATTTAGGGACAGGATGCGGCGTTATTCCGCTTGGATTGGCGCTAAGTAATCCTGATGCGGACCTTAATATTACAGGTATTGATATTGATCCTGAAATGCTTGAGTCAGCACGAATTAATATTGATTTGCTTGGGTTTTCAAATCAGATTAAAATTTTAGGGTGTAATGTTTCTAATCCAGACTTTGCCGGGCCTGAAAGTTATGACATAGTAGTTGCAAACCCTCCCTACTGGTGTGAGGGAAGAGGGCGCCCCTGTCCTGACGAAGGGCGGAATAAAGCAAGATTTGAAATCGAATCTGACCTTGACGATTTCACGAAAACTGCGGATCGCATGGTGAAACATAGGGGTAAGGTCTGTTTTGTATTTCTAGCTGAAAGGGTGACGCAACTACTGGCCTCGCTCACTATGTTCAAGCTTGAGCCAAAAAGAATGAAATTTGTGCATAGCCGGATAGTTAAACCAGCCAAAGTAGTCATGGTAGAAGCAGTAAAGAAGGGCAAACCGGGCCTGATCGTAGAACCGCCACTGGTTCTTTTTGACGAAAACAGCTCGGACTCTGTTTATAGTTCTAGAGCATTAGAGTATTGCCCTTTCATAAAGTAA
- the murJ gene encoding murein biosynthesis integral membrane protein MurJ, which yields MTAESAKIVRNASVVAGATLLSRILGFVRDLIVAFALGAGLPADAFFVAFRIPNLLRRLFGEGSLTMAFVPVFSRVKNEQGQEAAFVMARSALAWLVLVLGVITVLAIVGAKPLVLLIAPGFSANPELMSLTVDLLRICFPYVIFICGVALCMGVLNSMGHFLAPALAPCALNIALIGSALVGYFTGNSVALFMAWGVLIGGVLQWLLQQPYLRRMGLSWFGERSMDNPGVKRMGKLMLPTVFGAAVYQINVVLGTLLASFLPVGSISYLYYSDRLVQFPLGVFGIAVGTAALPSLSALCAKGKDREFAETLRNTVGLTLFISLPAMAGLISLAEPLIGLLFERGAFDAKAVVATAQALVAYGVGLPFIAMSRPLVAAFYAQEDTKTPVKVAILCLAVNVGAGYLLMQTIAHVGLALAVSLSSMFNFTLLAILMWRRTGVSPLPWAGAFKSLLLSGLIGAGAWYSISYGMLWFLLIPVWVAIYGFGSLLLKSDDALMLMNALRRRRS from the coding sequence ATGACAGCTGAATCTGCTAAGATAGTTCGCAATGCTTCTGTTGTAGCTGGAGCTACATTGCTTTCGAGAATACTTGGATTCGTCCGAGACTTGATTGTGGCATTTGCTTTGGGCGCTGGCTTACCTGCTGATGCTTTTTTTGTGGCATTTCGTATTCCTAACTTACTTCGTAGATTGTTTGGCGAAGGCTCTTTGACTATGGCCTTTGTGCCTGTTTTCAGTCGTGTTAAAAATGAGCAGGGGCAAGAAGCCGCCTTTGTTATGGCCCGTTCAGCTCTGGCTTGGCTGGTGCTGGTTTTGGGAGTCATTACGGTGCTGGCTATAGTGGGCGCAAAGCCGCTTGTGCTGCTGATTGCGCCTGGGTTTAGTGCTAATCCTGAGTTGATGAGTCTTACGGTCGACCTCTTAAGGATTTGTTTTCCTTACGTTATTTTCATTTGTGGTGTTGCACTTTGTATGGGTGTTTTGAACAGTATGGGCCATTTTTTGGCTCCTGCGCTGGCTCCGTGTGCTTTAAATATTGCGCTTATCGGCTCTGCACTTGTCGGATATTTTACTGGTAATAGTGTAGCCCTTTTTATGGCTTGGGGCGTTCTGATTGGTGGTGTATTGCAATGGCTTTTGCAACAGCCGTATTTGCGCAGAATGGGGCTTTCGTGGTTCGGCGAACGTAGTATGGATAATCCGGGCGTTAAACGTATGGGTAAGCTTATGCTGCCTACTGTTTTTGGCGCGGCGGTTTATCAGATTAATGTTGTTTTGGGCACGCTTCTGGCTTCTTTCCTTCCTGTCGGCAGTATTTCATATTTATATTATTCAGATCGGCTAGTTCAGTTTCCGCTGGGCGTTTTTGGTATAGCTGTTGGCACGGCGGCATTGCCGAGTTTGTCGGCCCTTTGTGCTAAGGGTAAAGACCGCGAATTTGCCGAGACCTTGAGAAATACTGTTGGGCTGACCCTTTTTATCAGCCTTCCAGCAATGGCGGGATTAATCAGTTTGGCTGAGCCGCTCATAGGGCTTCTTTTCGAGCGCGGTGCTTTTGATGCTAAGGCGGTTGTGGCTACGGCACAGGCGTTGGTTGCGTATGGTGTGGGCTTGCCGTTTATTGCCATGTCCCGTCCTTTAGTTGCAGCCTTTTATGCTCAGGAAGATACTAAGACTCCGGTTAAGGTTGCGATCCTTTGTCTGGCTGTGAATGTAGGGGCTGGATATTTGTTAATGCAGACGATCGCTCACGTAGGCCTTGCGCTGGCGGTGTCTCTATCTTCCATGTTCAATTTCACTTTGCTTGCCATATTGATGTGGCGCAGAACGGGTGTTTCTCCTCTGCCGTGGGCGGGAGCTTTTAAATCGCTTCTGCTTAGCGGATTAATCGGAGCGGGAGCGTGGTATTCTATTTCATACGGAATGTTGTGGTTCTTGTTGATCCCTGTTTGGGTAGCGATTTACGGCTTCGGTTCACTGCTCCTTAAATCCGATGATGCACTTATGCTTATGAATGCTTTACGCCGCAGGAGGTCGTAG
- the mutM gene encoding bifunctional DNA-formamidopyrimidine glycosylase/DNA-(apurinic or apyrimidinic site) lyase: protein MPELPEVEVISRGLSKALVGKEIESVKILNHGTVKMPWYLFASRVAGRTVTRVHRRGKLLIMDLGDDLHVTFHLKMTGRVLAHETAIAPDKHTRVVFGLTDGGSIEFHDTRKFGEVRALSPTELEEWKFYRNLGPEPLETSTSDIADRLVGRKAQIKGLLLNQSMVAGIGNIYADESLFRAGIHPKAKASDLSKATLDNLFVEVQKVLKQAISENGSSIRDYVDAGGDSGGFQNSFKVYGKKGEPCPTCGETFATGTVAGRGSTFCNNCQKMSD from the coding sequence ATGCCAGAATTACCTGAAGTAGAAGTTATATCGCGTGGACTTTCAAAGGCGCTAGTCGGTAAAGAAATCGAATCCGTAAAGATCCTTAATCACGGCACAGTAAAGATGCCGTGGTATTTGTTCGCTTCAAGAGTTGCCGGACGTACAGTGACCCGTGTCCACAGGCGCGGAAAGCTGCTCATCATGGATCTTGGCGATGACCTGCACGTAACCTTTCATCTCAAAATGACAGGCAGAGTATTAGCTCACGAAACAGCAATAGCTCCCGACAAACACACCCGCGTCGTTTTCGGGCTGACCGATGGCGGCTCAATCGAATTTCACGATACCCGCAAATTCGGCGAAGTGCGCGCATTAAGCCCCACCGAATTAGAAGAGTGGAAATTTTACCGCAATCTTGGACCCGAGCCATTAGAAACATCTACATCCGATATCGCAGACAGATTAGTGGGACGAAAAGCCCAAATCAAAGGACTCTTACTGAACCAGTCCATGGTAGCCGGAATCGGTAACATCTACGCAGACGAATCACTATTCCGCGCAGGTATTCACCCAAAAGCCAAAGCTTCAGATCTTTCAAAAGCCACACTTGATAACTTGTTCGTAGAAGTACAAAAAGTACTAAAACAAGCCATCAGCGAAAACGGAAGTTCCATCCGAGATTACGTGGACGCGGGCGGAGACTCAGGCGGATTCCAAAATAGTTTCAAAGTATACGGCAAAAAAGGCGAGCCCTGCCCAACATGCGGAGAAACATTTGCCACAGGAACAGTCGCAGGACGCGGGTCCACTTTCTGCAATAATTGTCAAAAGATGAGTGATTAG
- a CDS encoding ChaN family lipoprotein, with amino-acid sequence MFRYIIHIRARGLTALCALFFIFAASGCTKVVHPEMAVSFLPCPGEYVDTAGNKISYAQVVGNASNADYVLIGEGHTSRCDHEAQFNLIQGLTRNNRKVAIGLEMVNTEKQDVLNRYNLGQLPIDKLEESLDWENQWRYDFKFFQPIFELAKARKLTVAALNFPFRITKEVRAKGLEGLNATERSLLPEKVIPPDPKQEESLKEILAMHAGRDSSNSTQVERFFLVQSLWDTAMAEQAVSLHRNSELPVVILAGAGHVEHGWGIAHRLKELDPEANIFMFMPWRGEEFYPTAADSFFYCPPAYESRLGMTIEMRQGKAVIVAVKRDRKAYKFGIRPGDVLLKAQGIPVHSLTAMHVAGRKAHKDKKPLIFKMDRRGKTFDVDLGLLVRDKKE; translated from the coding sequence ATGTTTCGATATATTATCCATATCCGCGCAAGGGGTCTAACGGCCCTTTGCGCGCTTTTTTTTATTTTTGCAGCGAGCGGTTGCACGAAGGTAGTTCACCCCGAAATGGCGGTGTCTTTCTTGCCGTGTCCCGGTGAATACGTCGACACAGCTGGCAATAAAATTTCTTATGCTCAAGTTGTCGGTAATGCCAGCAATGCAGACTATGTATTGATCGGTGAAGGGCATACCAGCCGCTGTGATCACGAAGCTCAGTTTAACTTGATTCAAGGGCTTACCCGCAACAATCGCAAAGTCGCCATCGGTCTTGAAATGGTGAATACGGAAAAGCAGGATGTTCTCAATCGCTATAATCTGGGTCAGCTTCCAATCGATAAACTTGAAGAGAGTCTTGATTGGGAAAACCAGTGGCGATACGATTTCAAATTTTTCCAGCCAATTTTCGAACTGGCAAAAGCTCGCAAGTTAACTGTAGCCGCACTGAATTTCCCTTTTAGGATCACCAAAGAAGTTCGTGCGAAGGGTTTAGAAGGGCTGAATGCTACTGAGCGCAGCTTATTACCTGAAAAAGTGATTCCTCCCGATCCCAAGCAGGAAGAGAGCTTAAAAGAGATCCTCGCCATGCACGCAGGGCGGGATTCTTCTAATTCAACGCAGGTTGAGCGGTTCTTTCTGGTTCAGTCATTATGGGATACTGCCATGGCAGAGCAGGCCGTAAGTCTCCACCGTAACTCAGAACTGCCAGTTGTGATTCTTGCCGGTGCGGGGCACGTTGAGCACGGTTGGGGAATTGCACACAGGCTTAAAGAATTAGATCCAGAAGCAAATATTTTCATGTTTATGCCGTGGCGGGGAGAAGAATTTTATCCCACTGCCGCAGATTCATTTTTCTATTGTCCACCAGCCTACGAAAGCAGGCTAGGTATGACAATTGAGATGCGTCAGGGAAAAGCCGTAATCGTAGCCGTTAAGCGTGATCGCAAGGCATACAAATTCGGAATCAGGCCCGGCGATGTGCTTTTGAAGGCGCAGGGTATTCCCGTACATTCCCTCACAGCCATGCATGTGGCCGGAAGAAAGGCACATAAAGACAAAAAGCCTCTTATTTTCAAGATGGATAGACGTGGCAAAACATTTGATGTCGATCTGGGACTGCTCGTCAGAGATAAAAAAGAGTAG
- a CDS encoding phenylacetate--CoA ligase family protein, with product MTRKDRTEGIYSRREVLDEGERRQYCALQLKELLTYAYRYSEDVKKRFDRAQFQVDKFKELNDLKLIPILKKKELIFLQSMGPRLGGLLTKDLGELRRIFLSPGPIFDPEDRSDDYWGWTEGFYAAGFRSGDVAQITLNYHLAPAGLMFEEPLRNLSCAVVPAGPGSTNSQLEIMQKLRVTGYVGTPSYLMHLAQKAEEAGLNLRKDLYLEVAFVTGEKFSEKVRTTLEKKFDLIMRQGYGTADVGCIGYECYHKNGLHITNRAFVEICHPDTGIPLKDGEVGEIVITAFNKTYPLIRLATGDLSYIDRSPCPCGRSTPRLGNIVGRVDTTARIKGMFVYPHQVEQVMAHFEEVKRWQIEVTNPGGIDEMVLNIEVSNFKREDELLHMFREKIKLRPILKVLTPGSLPPQVRPIEDQRIWD from the coding sequence ATGACTCGTAAAGACCGCACTGAGGGTATATATAGTCGTCGTGAAGTATTAGATGAGGGTGAAAGGCGCCAATATTGCGCTTTGCAGCTCAAAGAACTTCTGACCTATGCCTACCGTTACTCAGAAGATGTTAAAAAGCGTTTTGATAGAGCTCAGTTTCAGGTTGATAAGTTTAAAGAACTTAATGATCTCAAGCTCATTCCTATATTAAAAAAGAAAGAACTTATATTTTTGCAGTCCATGGGACCACGTCTCGGTGGATTGTTAACTAAAGATCTCGGCGAGCTCCGCCGTATTTTCCTGTCTCCCGGTCCTATTTTTGACCCGGAAGATCGCAGTGATGATTACTGGGGTTGGACTGAAGGGTTCTACGCCGCCGGTTTCCGTTCCGGTGATGTTGCGCAGATTACTTTGAACTATCATTTGGCGCCAGCCGGACTGATGTTCGAAGAACCTCTTCGCAATCTCAGCTGTGCCGTTGTTCCTGCCGGTCCTGGCAGCACTAACAGTCAGCTTGAAATTATGCAGAAGCTTAGAGTTACCGGCTATGTTGGAACTCCAAGTTACCTTATGCATCTTGCTCAGAAGGCTGAAGAAGCCGGCTTGAATTTGCGTAAGGATCTTTACCTTGAAGTAGCGTTTGTTACAGGTGAAAAATTCTCTGAGAAGGTTCGTACTACTCTTGAGAAGAAATTCGACCTTATCATGCGTCAGGGTTACGGAACTGCTGATGTTGGTTGTATCGGTTACGAATGTTACCACAAGAATGGTTTACATATTACTAACCGTGCATTTGTTGAAATCTGCCATCCTGACACAGGTATTCCTCTTAAGGATGGCGAAGTTGGCGAAATCGTCATCACCGCTTTCAACAAAACATACCCACTTATCAGACTCGCTACCGGTGATCTCAGTTACATCGATCGTTCACCTTGTCCTTGTGGTCGTTCCACTCCTAGACTCGGCAATATTGTCGGGCGTGTGGATACTACTGCTCGTATTAAAGGCATGTTCGTTTATCCTCATCAGGTTGAGCAGGTTATGGCTCATTTTGAAGAAGTTAAACGTTGGCAGATCGAAGTTACTAATCCTGGCGGAATTGATGAAATGGTCCTCAATATTGAGGTTTCCAACTTCAAACGCGAAGATGAGCTTCTGCACATGTTCCGTGAGAAGATCAAACTGCGTCCGATTCTTAAAGTTCTGACACCGGGGTCATTGCCTCCACAGGTCAGACCTATCGAAGATCAGCGCATCTGGGATTAA
- a CDS encoding methyl-accepting chemotaxis protein produces MSWKDLNLAYKFSIGFGSVIALLIVLGVCSVFGIGEIVRDAEEVIEGNKLRGDFVQKIVDHLNWANKVNSLLTDKDTNTLDVQTDSHKCGFGKWYYSDERDKAEELVPSIGPMLAKIEDAHNKLHKSAISIKDKYQPVDPELGSFLREKELDHLNWMNSVIKELMNPLIEKISVQGNPHKCGLGKWLYSAEVQKQSREDPEFGRLVSTILKPHAELHETVVELNKFLADGEREEAQEFFVINVEKAAEATLAEIDKLISWHDNKLKSLDEALDIYATQTVPALTKVQTILNEVRAIVADNIMTDAEMLEQAEYTKEVIIILSVVASIAGIFMAWLIASGILGPLRKGVHFVEQVSSGDLSASVDLRRKDELGQLADGMRTMVSSLKDVVTNVNSATENVASGSEELSSSAESLSQGATEQAAAIEEIASSMEQIGSNIKQSTENAKQTESVAEKAHGQAEQTGEAVGEAVGAMKSIAEKIMIIEDIARQTNLLALNAAIEAARAGEHGKGFAVVAAEVRKLAERSGVAASEISELSTSSVVVAEKAGEMLSELVPSIRSTAELVQEIAAASEEQNTGVVQINQAIQQLDHVIQQNASASEEMSSTSQELSAQGQMLQQTMTYFKLDRTAQKMLASGSKSFDTDDDGFNRF; encoded by the coding sequence ATGAGTTGGAAAGATTTAAATTTGGCCTATAAGTTTTCAATCGGCTTTGGGTCTGTGATTGCTTTACTTATTGTACTTGGAGTCTGTTCTGTTTTTGGAATAGGGGAAATAGTACGTGATGCGGAAGAAGTTATCGAAGGTAACAAGCTTCGGGGTGATTTCGTTCAAAAGATAGTTGATCATCTGAATTGGGCTAATAAAGTTAATAGTCTTTTAACAGATAAAGATACTAATACCCTTGATGTTCAAACCGATTCTCACAAGTGTGGGTTCGGTAAATGGTATTATAGTGACGAACGCGACAAAGCTGAAGAACTTGTTCCTTCTATCGGGCCGATGCTTGCTAAAATTGAAGATGCTCATAATAAACTCCATAAGTCCGCAATTTCTATTAAAGATAAGTATCAGCCAGTAGATCCCGAACTGGGTAGTTTTTTAAGAGAGAAAGAGCTGGATCATCTTAATTGGATGAACTCCGTTATAAAAGAGTTAATGAATCCTTTAATTGAAAAAATTTCGGTTCAGGGGAATCCTCATAAATGTGGTTTGGGCAAATGGCTTTATTCAGCAGAGGTGCAGAAGCAGTCCAGAGAAGATCCTGAATTCGGTAGGCTAGTAAGTACTATTTTGAAACCTCATGCAGAATTGCATGAGACTGTCGTAGAGTTGAATAAGTTTTTAGCTGACGGGGAACGCGAAGAAGCTCAGGAGTTCTTCGTTATTAATGTAGAAAAGGCGGCTGAAGCAACTTTGGCCGAGATTGATAAATTGATTAGTTGGCATGATAATAAACTTAAATCTCTTGATGAAGCTCTTGATATATATGCAACACAGACTGTTCCTGCCTTAACAAAAGTTCAAACTATTCTTAACGAAGTAAGAGCAATTGTTGCTGATAATATCATGACAGATGCAGAGATGCTTGAGCAGGCAGAGTATACAAAAGAAGTGATTATTATTTTGAGTGTTGTCGCTTCAATCGCCGGTATTTTTATGGCTTGGCTCATTGCTAGTGGCATCCTTGGTCCTTTACGTAAGGGCGTTCATTTCGTGGAACAGGTAAGCTCTGGAGATTTGTCTGCCTCCGTTGACTTGCGGAGAAAAGATGAACTTGGTCAGCTCGCTGATGGAATGCGCACTATGGTGAGCAGTCTTAAGGATGTTGTTACTAATGTGAACAGCGCAACTGAAAATGTTGCAAGTGGTAGCGAGGAGCTTTCCTCCTCAGCTGAGAGTTTGTCTCAAGGTGCAACAGAGCAGGCTGCAGCTATCGAAGAGATTGCTTCTTCAATGGAGCAGATTGGCTCCAACATCAAGCAGAGTACTGAAAATGCCAAGCAGACTGAAAGCGTTGCAGAAAAAGCTCATGGACAGGCAGAGCAGACCGGAGAAGCGGTTGGTGAAGCTGTAGGAGCCATGAAGAGCATCGCTGAAAAGATTATGATCATTGAAGATATAGCTCGTCAGACTAACCTGCTTGCACTCAATGCAGCCATTGAGGCTGCCAGAGCTGGAGAGCACGGCAAAGGATTTGCTGTAGTAGCCGCAGAAGTCAGAAAGCTCGCAGAGCGAAGCGGAGTTGCCGCATCTGAGATTAGTGAGCTGTCTACATCATCTGTAGTTGTGGCTGAGAAGGCTGGAGAGATGCTTAGTGAGCTGGTTCCGAGTATTCGCTCAACCGCAGAGCTTGTGCAGGAGATTGCCGCTGCCAGTGAAGAACAGAACACTGGTGTGGTTCAGATTAATCAGGCCATTCAGCAGCTTGATCATGTTATACAGCAGAATGCATCTGCTTCCGAAGAAATGTCATCCACTTCTCAGGAGCTTTCAGCTCAGGGGCAGATGTTGCAGCAGACTATGACTTACTTCAAGCTCGATAGAACCGCGCAAAAGATGCTGGCATCAGGCTCAAAAAGTTTTGATACCGATGATGATGGTTTTAATAGATTCTAG
- a CDS encoding glycerate kinase type-2 family protein — translation MHKTKEQKHLTQIFAEALARVDPYKIITNKLALANEILTIQMDEGNISVDLKEFERIVVIGAGKATAKMAKAIEYVLGDRIESGIISVKYGHTENLKYIKTIEAAHPVPDENGVKAAHMIEELACSASDKTLVINLISGGGSALLPSPMHAEIDGEKISITLEDKQAVTKSLLACGADISEINCIRKHLSNLKGGRLLRCIRPARSLNFILSDVVGDNLDTIASGMTSFDHSTYCDAISIIDHYEIRDRIPSHVLKALEMGNKGQLIETLKKDEFEKERAENILIGTNRIALLGARDKAVELGYNVQILTSRLEGEAANAADMFWAIAQDERQWELLEKKPACIIAGGETVVTIKGKGKGGRNQEMALTFLMRLGQDKLNGKDIHFLAASTDGNDGPTDAAGGFADSAILEKSREMGLSITDYLNNNDSYHFLEKVDALHKTGPTNTNVCDVQMLIVK, via the coding sequence ATGCATAAAACCAAAGAACAGAAACATCTCACCCAAATTTTTGCTGAAGCTCTTGCCCGGGTAGACCCATATAAAATCATCACCAATAAGCTGGCCCTAGCGAATGAGATTTTAACTATTCAAATGGATGAAGGTAATATTTCAGTTGACCTCAAGGAATTCGAGCGCATTGTTGTTATCGGTGCAGGTAAAGCTACCGCAAAAATGGCCAAAGCTATTGAATATGTTCTGGGGGACCGCATTGAATCAGGGATAATTTCAGTCAAGTACGGGCACACAGAAAATTTGAAGTACATCAAAACCATCGAGGCTGCTCATCCTGTACCTGATGAAAATGGAGTGAAGGCCGCTCACATGATTGAAGAACTTGCCTGCTCAGCGAGCGACAAGACTCTGGTTATCAACCTAATTTCAGGCGGAGGGTCGGCGCTTTTGCCCAGTCCCATGCATGCAGAAATTGACGGTGAAAAAATTTCCATAACCCTTGAGGACAAACAGGCTGTCACCAAGTCCCTGCTCGCTTGCGGCGCTGACATCAGCGAAATTAACTGCATCCGCAAACATCTTTCCAACCTCAAGGGCGGGCGACTCTTGCGCTGTATTCGCCCTGCAAGATCTTTAAATTTTATTCTCTCTGACGTAGTGGGCGACAATCTAGACACCATCGCATCAGGCATGACCAGCTTTGATCACTCCACATACTGCGACGCAATATCTATTATTGATCATTATGAAATAAGAGATAGAATTCCGTCCCATGTACTCAAAGCACTTGAGATGGGTAATAAAGGACAGTTGATTGAGACTCTCAAAAAAGATGAATTTGAAAAAGAAAGGGCTGAGAATATTCTAATCGGAACCAACCGCATAGCCCTACTGGGTGCGCGTGATAAAGCCGTTGAACTCGGTTATAATGTCCAGATACTTACCTCGCGTTTAGAGGGGGAAGCCGCAAACGCCGCAGATATGTTCTGGGCCATAGCGCAAGACGAAAGACAGTGGGAACTTCTGGAAAAAAAACCAGCCTGCATCATCGCAGGTGGCGAAACGGTTGTTACCATTAAAGGAAAGGGCAAAGGCGGCAGAAATCAGGAAATGGCACTTACTTTCCTGATGAGACTTGGACAGGACAAACTTAACGGTAAGGATATTCACTTTCTCGCAGCGTCAACTGATGGCAATGACGGCCCGACCGATGCGGCAGGTGGATTCGCAGATAGCGCAATTCTCGAAAAATCCCGCGAAATGGGGCTTTCCATTACAGACTATCTTAATAACAACGACTCTTATCATTTTCTCGAGAAAGTCGACGCCCTTCACAAAACAGGACCGACCAATACAAACGTATGTGATGTACAAATGCTGATTGTTAAATAA
- a CDS encoding amidohydrolase family protein, translating into MNRRKFLKLLSTGALAYSAQGFFAFNANAAIADNNSYSFLKGAPKYTIADSHFHYVDFIQRTEGAEALLKAMNANGVEHIMMSGMPLVKKWDKDDPIAPEYYLDNNSRTYWYSGTDYHVAQTVEKIPDEERHRFHPYICGFNPTDKYAVDHVKRMYEAFPNLWHGVGEIFAHRDDLTNLTYGETARANHEALDAVYDFAADHDLPVCLHNNCTSRNKLKDPIYVYEVEDVLKRHPNTRLTWAHAGLSRYLNVDQGKYTAKLGAMLDKHPSLWIDLSWIAYNDYITDGGSTFTVKPCWLDLIKSFPDKFMIGSDTVGQFKGYAMEIRKYYSLLDALPSDVALKVAKGNFLSILPQRVQKDLAKRKN; encoded by the coding sequence ATGAATCGTCGTAAATTTTTAAAATTGTTATCAACCGGAGCGCTGGCCTACAGCGCTCAAGGTTTTTTTGCTTTTAATGCCAACGCTGCAATAGCAGATAATAATTCGTATAGTTTCCTTAAAGGCGCACCTAAATATACTATTGCGGATTCCCACTTTCATTATGTTGACTTTATTCAGCGCACCGAAGGGGCCGAGGCTCTTCTTAAGGCGATGAATGCCAATGGAGTCGAGCATATTATGATGTCTGGTATGCCGCTTGTAAAAAAGTGGGACAAAGATGATCCTATAGCTCCCGAATATTATCTGGACAACAATTCTCGTACATACTGGTATTCAGGTACTGATTATCATGTTGCGCAAACTGTAGAAAAGATTCCAGACGAAGAGCGGCATCGCTTTCATCCATATATATGCGGGTTTAATCCAACGGATAAATACGCAGTTGATCATGTTAAGCGTATGTATGAGGCATTCCCGAATCTATGGCATGGAGTTGGCGAAATATTTGCGCATCGTGATGATCTAACCAATCTTACGTACGGTGAAACAGCGCGTGCAAATCATGAAGCTCTTGATGCTGTTTACGATTTTGCGGCAGATCACGACCTGCCTGTTTGTCTTCATAACAACTGTACTTCCCGCAACAAACTGAAAGATCCTATTTACGTATATGAAGTTGAGGATGTTCTTAAAAGACATCCAAACACAAGATTAACATGGGCGCATGCTGGGCTTAGCCGTTATTTGAACGTTGATCAGGGTAAATATACTGCGAAACTTGGGGCGATGTTGGATAAACATCCAAGCCTATGGATCGATCTTTCATGGATTGCCTACAATGACTACATTACGGATGGGGGGTCGACTTTTACTGTCAAACCCTGTTGGCTTGATTTGATTAAATCCTTTCCTGATAAATTCATGATCGGTTCTGATACCGTCGGGCAGTTTAAAGGTTATGCCATGGAAATCAGGAAATATTATTCTCTATTAGACGCATTACCTTCCGATGTTGCTTTAAAAGTTGCTAAGGGTAATTTCCTCTCAATTTTGCCGCAGCGCGTACAAAAAGATTTGGCAAAGAGAAAGAATTAA
- a CDS encoding glycine zipper domain-containing protein, whose protein sequence is MKKMILFSIMCVLLVGSGCANKAQSGAGIGALAGATIGALTFNNKASGAAIGGGIGLLMGYIVGNEWDKSDEKKIEKSLENSKSGETTSWKNPDTGKSYTASPSPAYVNQNKLCRDVTITEDGGEQIMAKACRGDDGVWRLKE, encoded by the coding sequence ATGAAAAAAATGATTTTATTTTCAATAATGTGTGTGCTTTTGGTCGGTTCTGGGTGTGCAAATAAAGCTCAGTCCGGTGCTGGTATTGGTGCCCTCGCCGGCGCAACAATTGGAGCTTTGACTTTCAATAATAAAGCTTCCGGAGCAGCAATCGGCGGTGGTATCGGTCTTCTTATGGGTTACATTGTCGGTAATGAATGGGATAAATCAGACGAGAAAAAAATTGAGAAGTCTTTAGAGAACAGTAAGTCTGGAGAAACGACCTCTTGGAAGAATCCTGATACGGGAAAATCTTATACTGCGTCCCCTTCTCCTGCTTACGTGAATCAGAATAAGTTATGCAGAGATGTGACTATCACAGAAGATGGTGGCGAACAGATCATGGCTAAAGCCTGCCGCGGTGATGATGGTGTTTGGCGTCTTAAGGAATAG